In Massilia sp. METH4, the genomic window GCGCGATTGAATCGGCCGCGACAATAAAGTGAACGCCGCACCTTTACCGAAGGTCGCGGCACAGTGGCAAATCGGGGTTTGCCCTCACCATAAGCGATCCGGAGCATCGGGGCCATGACTCCACTCCAGGCATCGCAAGACCGAATTTAGCCGTTGCCTTACTTTTTTAGATGCAACACAACTGAAGGAAATGTAATGAAAAAAACTCTAATCTCCGTTGCAGTCCTGGGCGCCGTGAGCAGCGCCGCTTTTGCACAGTCGAATGTAACGATCTACGGTATCGTTGACGCCAGCATCGTCAACGAGCGCGGCGGCAAGGCCGGCAACGTGACCAAGGTCTCCTCCGGCACCGCCAATGCGTCGCGCATCGGCTTCCGCGGCACGGAAGACCTGGGTGGCGGCCTGTCCGCGATCTTCACCCTGGAAACCGGCTACAAGGTCGACGACGGCACGCTGGACAACACCAGCAACGCGCTGTTCAACCGCCAGGCCTTCGTTGGCCTGCGTTCGAAAGAAGCGGGCACGCTGACCGTCGGTCGTCAGTACACCCCGTGGTACAACGCCCTGGCACAAGTGGGTGACCCGTTCGCCGCCGGCCTGGCTGGCTCGGCGAAGAACCTGTTCCCGGCAGGCGGCGTTAACGTGCGTAACAGCAACGCTGTCGTGTACCAGACCCCGGTGTTCAACGGCTTCTCCGGTGAAGTGTTCTACGGCTTCGGCGAGCAGTCCGAGTCCGACGCTGGCCGCCAAGTCAGCGCCGCCCTGTCGTACACCAACGGCCCGCTGAACGCGCGCGTTGCGTACAACAACCGCAACAACGACCAGGCAACCGGCATTGCTCCGACCATCGAGCGTGGCATCGGCCGCAACAGCCTGCTGGCCGTGAACTATGACTTCACCGTTGCCAAGGCGTTCTTCTCGTATGGCCGCAACAAGGGCCTGAACAGCGTCGCTTACCCGAACGCGACCGCGTACACGACGGTTGCCGTGCCGGCGTCGCAAGACAGCCGCGACGGCCTGGTCGGCGTGCAAGTGCCGGTGGCTGGCGCTGGCAAGGTGATCGCTTCCTTCATCTACAAGGATGACCGCGAAGCCGTCAACCGCGACGCCAAGCAGTGGGCGATCGGCTACATGCACGACATCTCCAAGCGCACGACCGGCTACGTGTCGTACGCTCGCATCGACAACAAGAACGGCGCTTCGTACACCGTTGGTGGCAACACCGAAGTCGGTACGGGCGACAGCGCGTTCAACGTGGGTGTGCGTCACTCCTTCTAAGCTTTACGCTTAGCAGTGCATGCAAGACCGGCCCGCAAGGGCCGGTTTTTTTTCGCCCCCCCTGATTGCTCCAAGCCGGGTCAGCAAGCAGCGTTCGCGTTGGTGTCCGACACTGGTTTTCGCCAGATCTTGCCGGCTTCGGCCGAGAAAACGGACGCCAACGCCGGCCCTCGCGGACCCGCCTCGCGAGCCCGATTTTTTGCCTGCGTTAGAATGACGCCAATTTCACTTTGCCGACCCGCCCAATGGAAACAAGAGCCCGTGTCGCTATTGCCTTGCTGTTCGCCTGTGCCACCGCCGTGGCGGCTCCGCAGGGGGCGAAGAAATCCGCAGCCGACAAAGGCGGTTTGCCGCGCTACGGCATGGCCGTGTATTCCGACCTGTGCGTGCAGCCCGGCGGCGAGTTCGGCGGCCAGCGCATCACGTTCCAGCGCTTTGCCGAAGTCGATACGGTGATCTATGAATACACGGCGGGCGGCCTGTCCTGGCCCGTGGTGGCCAGCGACGTCAACATCGACCCGCGCGGCAGGATGATGTATTTCACGGTGCAGCCGCCGGATGAGGCGGAGCGCACGATCAGCGGCAAGTTTTCCAATGATGGCGCGACGCTGACGCTGGAAGGCGGCTACTGCGCCGACGAGTCGCAGTCGATGACCTTGCAGAAGGTGCGCGACTTCGCCCAGAAGCCGAAGGCCTGTCGCGCCTGCCCGGCCCCGAAGAAGGCGCCGGACGCCGAGCCGGCGGCGCCGAAGTGGGAACCAGCGCCGCCATCGCAGGGCTGACTTCTACCTTGCCTTCGCCGCCTGCGCGTTCGAGCGAATGGCCTCGAGCGTCGCCCCAGGCGTGATCAGGTTGCCGTCGTAGCGCAGCTCGATTACCGCCGGCAGGTTCTTCTCGCGCGTGAAGGCGAGGGCGCGCTGCAGCGCGGGCACGAACTCTCCGGTGCGCTCCACCGTTTCGCCATGACCGCCATAGGCTTGCGCCAGCGCGGCGAAATCGGGATTCTCCAGGTCCGTGCCGGACACCCGGCCCGGATACTCGCGTTCCTGGTGCATGCGGATCGTGCCGAACATGCGGTTGTTGAACACGATGAC contains:
- a CDS encoding porin, with translation MKKTLISVAVLGAVSSAAFAQSNVTIYGIVDASIVNERGGKAGNVTKVSSGTANASRIGFRGTEDLGGGLSAIFTLETGYKVDDGTLDNTSNALFNRQAFVGLRSKEAGTLTVGRQYTPWYNALAQVGDPFAAGLAGSAKNLFPAGGVNVRNSNAVVYQTPVFNGFSGEVFYGFGEQSESDAGRQVSAALSYTNGPLNARVAYNNRNNDQATGIAPTIERGIGRNSLLAVNYDFTVAKAFFSYGRNKGLNSVAYPNATAYTTVAVPASQDSRDGLVGVQVPVAGAGKVIASFIYKDDREAVNRDAKQWAIGYMHDISKRTTGYVSYARIDNKNGASYTVGGNTEVGTGDSAFNVGVRHSF